CAGCCAACAAATGCCGGCCAATTTGTCGGCCATTTCAGTAACGTGACGGGAATcattcatccgtccgtccgtccatacAAACACAATCTGTCTTGTTCTTCTCGCGTTGCTTATCTACTAAAAGGGCCAGGATGATTTAATGACAAACCACATTTTTGTGGAACCCTAATTTTATaggctttttagggtttcgtgccGAAAGGGTGCcaatggaaccctattactgagactccgctgtctttctgtctgtctgtccgtccgtctgccatctcttgagtcgtaatagttagacacttgaaattttcatagattatgtataactgtggccactataataacaaataataaaacagaaTTAATATTGCTTTATTTGTTTTCACtgtttctttctgtcacacggcataagacaaTAGAAAGAGACGGTAAAATACGATCGCAAACGTCAACGCGTTAGACGATACGGTCTCCTTACTGTCATCTAATCAAACAACAAATCATCtatgtaaaattttacttgcatgtCACGTTGACTTGAATCTGATGCCGTATTGCCTAGCCTTTCTGACGCTCGcgttcgcaatcaaatgacagtttttgtatgcgaaaccagtaatttgattatattaTTAGGGTGTATCACATTtcttaatagaaaaaaatacactcATACACATGTGaaggtacagtcaccggcattaatatctgccacagcggagcgtgcaaaaatatctgacacgtccttccggcccttgaaatagagtcgtatcagatatttatgcacgcttgttgtgttagatattggtgctggtgactgtacgcacgtagacacacacacacacacacacggacgcacgcacgcactcaatactcaataaggtaaaataatcatcatcatcccagcctttatacgacccactgctgggcacaggcctcctctcagaatgagggtAACATAGGTAAGAAACACGTAAACATCCAGGGTCTTTACCCTGGATGTTTACGTGTTTCTTACcagaaacagggggttagtgtCTTTacactaaccccctgtttctcCATCCGTTGATAAATGCGATGctatctctgtttgttttcttcgaatagacggagacggcatcacatttatcggtcaaataaaaataatcaagggatgttgaaacagcccctaaatatttaGAATGAAAAAGACCTACTcgtgttatttattacacttaaaCGAGTGCAAGAGAGTGGCGGAAAGTGAAATGTCTGAGAAATCTATAGCGTAACTTACCTAGATATTATCCTAACTTATTGCAAGTATTTAGATGTAGagaacaaatgtaattttaataaataaatctaatacaGTTTGTCTTTGATATATACGAATATCTTCCATATTTTTAACTTTCCCACGcccacttaaaaatatattaaaactcAAAGGAAGACAAATAGCCAAACAATAACATTACGATAACATTACGGAGTACGATGTCAATTTGTCATTATAACTGAACGTCTCAAATTACCTAATTGATGGAAGGATAATGCGATTAAATGTAGGAGGCTggtttattgatttttattacattttaaattatagtacattctattatttttactgATATTTGATGCAGGTACAGGTTAGAACGAAGAATAATCAAGTTTAGGGTAATGGGGAAAAATCCTCTTTTCTGGCGGTAGAAGAAGCAttttacacttccactgaacatttcaaaaattaaataaattaataaataaaatggttcCAAATCAGTACAACTCTGTACTAACGGCGCTAGtattcctttgggaccatctaaCAAAGACCAAAGCTTCATAATCATAACTACTTAAAAGGACCGTACATCACTGTTATTTTGACGGTCGGTTAAATGGTGTCAAATTGTTCTATGATATTTTTTAAGACGGCCAAACCTGCACACGAGTTCTCTGAAAAATACTTACAGGGTAAAAGTTTGGATTTTGatgttaaatatattatttctccgtaaaaaaataatgaaacgttTTGTGTCAAAAGTAAAACTCTACCTTGAGAGGTCTTAACGTTTTAAACGTTCTTTCTGTTAGttaattgtagtttttaaattttatttattcttattgatctgacattttaatttaatttgattttaattcttttttttatgatttttttataagtatatttttcctCTGattctattaattttaaatttaattttgaaccaaactatttaagtttgtaagttGTGCCTAAGTTTTCGCTCTTCTTATATTTAAGTTTTACTGTGTtttgttgtgagtttgagtttgaaataaatggatctatgttgtctgatgaatatattattttaaggaAATCAGATTGTAATAATTAACGAGCAACCAAATTttaaacactttatttatttaatcaaatcaATTAGTCTCAAAATCTAACACAAAACACCAAACACGAAATGCACAATTAATTCGGCAGTAAAACCCGGTATCAGACCGAGTCAGGAACAAATCACGTTATACACGATGTCACCTGGGCGAGCGTCAAGCAGAAAGTGCTCGCCTCGCCTATCACAGTATCGCTCGTAGAGGGGGAGGACGTGACGTAAAGTCGTTGcggtactttttaatttttttattctgacACGGCCTCTCCTGATGATGAGCCGTCCCCGGCTCCCACTTGGCTATCAACAGTCTGAACGCTGCTTTCGATTGTCGATGAGGTACCAGCACTTGGTTCATCTACCACATTATCTGAAATCATAGACTAGAATTAATGACACGCCCACACGCTCGCTGCCATACTGGTTACCATTACAATCGCATCCATCTATTTTATCCTTAAATAACTGAGAcgtctcacacacacacacacacacacacatcccATGAGCAGACAGAGGCTTCCCTGAATGGCATGTCTTACTCAATGCCATTATAATTGGCAACCCACTTAAACGCAAGCGTCCctgaattgctcgtttaagcCGTGATTACGTAGTTGTCATTTTTTGACACTTACGTTATCCTAAACAGAGGCATCCCTGAATTGCTTGTTCAATTTAACCGAATTGCGGCATCACTTTAAAGAAAAACTAGTCGGTGGAGGTCCATGTTAACGTAACAAGGAAGCCAGTAATCTATTTTGTCACAATGGGTAATGTTCGTTAAGTCAGTTCAGTTAGTCAGATTAATTAGAAAGGGAAGGAGTTTAATTGTAAATAAGGccttttgtttaaatttagtgGGTTTTCATGGGTATGAAAAATGACAAATGACAAAATAGGTTACAGCAAATGTTCGCGCTTAACAAGGCTCCGATTACTCACTCTCGAAGAATGCGGCACACGTTTCTGGACACCATTCTCCACGCCAAGGCACCATATACTCAGCTGCCGCTTGAGTTGTTTTGCCGTAGGAGCCACTGAGTAGTTTAAGCTCGTAGCGACCGCTAGGTAACGCCTTCGTCACTCTGTAGGGACCCCTCATACCGGGATCTAGCTTTCCTGTCGACTGAGAGTATTTAATGACAAATACCAAATCTCCTACTTCAAATGTGCGAGGTGGTTGGCGTCTTTGATTTACGTAGGTGTCCTGACGTTCTTTGTTCTTTTTTAACAATTCACTAGCTCTTGCCCTACAAATCTCGCGCCACGCCTCGCGGTTAGGACGAGACTCCTCAACCGCTAAGTCGCGGATTATTGATCGAATGAGAGGCGTAGTACCGTCAGTTCCAATAAGCAGGTTTAAAGCAGATACTCCTGTAGTTTTCTGCTTAGTAATGTTTAACACGAGCTGCAATTTCCAAATTTTATCGGACCAGACGACTGTGTTCGACTAAACTGGATTCGAATCATGTTCAGGACAGTACGCACATACCTCTCGACTTGACCATTGGAACGGTGCATTTCCGGTGTTATATGGTGAAGATCGCAGCCGAGTTCACTTACCCATTTAACGAAGGTCGTTGAAACGAACATACGGCCTCGATCAGTGACCATTAACTTCGGTACCCCAAACAGTGAGACAGCGTTAGTCATTACCCGTTTAAGCTCGTTAGCGTCTTGACGAACAATGGGTAGAGTAGACAGTACTTGGAAAACGCGTCAACTACTAGCAATACGTACTTGTAACCGTTGGACGTCGGTAATGGTCCTAATGCATCAACGTGGATGGTATTAAAGGGAATATCCGGTTTTTCCCAAGAAGTTATAGGCTGGTGAGCCGCGCGAGGTACACGTTTTTTTGAAATGCAGGTGAGACAGTGAGCAATGTATTTTGCTACGAATCGGCGAAGCCCGGGAAACCAAAAGTGTTTAAGGATTAAATCTGTGGTTTTTTCAGCACCTATATGTTCATGCTCGTCGTGAAAAATCCTGAGAAGGCTTAACCGATGTCCTTTGGGTATGAAGCACAATAACCTAGCTTCCTCACCAACAGGGGAATACCGATAGAACAACAAGTTGTTTTGACATACGTAACGACGGGGATCTAATCTACCTTCTTGTAAGGACTGTAGCAAATCTTGGGTTTCATTATCCGCAGCCTGTGCTATTTGTGCCCAATTATGAGGTTTAGGGATTTGGGTCACACATGCGACGGGATTCCGGCTTAAATAATCGGCGTGTGACATCATAGTACCCTTTCTGTACTCGACATCAAACGTAAAATCTTGTAGGTAGATCCACCAGCGGGCGACCCGCGGCAGTAGATCCTTTTTCCGTTCAGTAGCCTTGAGTGCGTTACAGTCTGTAACTACTTTAAAATGCATACCTATCAGATAGTGACGGAAGTTTTGCAATGCTTTTACAACTGCCAACGTCTCAAGCTCGTAGGAGTGGTACCTACTTTCGGCACCTTGGGTGGTCTTACTAAAATAAGCTACCACATGTTTTTTTCCATCCCTATGGGTCTGCATCAGCACGGCCCCGTACCCAATACTACTCGCATCGGTGTGGACTTCAGTTGGTAAGGTGGGATCAAAGATGGATAGGATGGGTTCATTGGTAAGTTTTGTAATGAGTTCTTGACGAACTAGTTCCTGTTCCTGCCCCCAATGAAATTTAACATCCTTTTTGAGGAGATACGATATGCATGCCGTTTTAGTTGCATAACCATTTATGTAGCGCCTAAAATACCCCGCTAAACCTAAGAATTGCCTAACCTGCTTCACATTCTTCGGTACTGGCGCATTAATGAGAGCCTCAATTTTACGAGGACTCGGCCTCACCTGACCTTCACTTACTACTCTCCCCAAATACTCTACTTGTGTCACCAGGAATGAACATTTACGAAGGTTTATTGAGAAACCTGCTTTCGTTAGTGTCGAAAGAACTTGACGTAGCAAGCCTATACCCTCTTCGACTGTATTGCTCATAATCAAGACGTCATCGACGTAAACAAGCACCTTCCCGCTATCGATTAAGTCGCGCAGTGTGTTGTTTATtatgcgttggtaaacaattgGAGAATTTGTCAAACCGTAGGGCATCTTGAGAAACTCGTAATGTCCCTCCGGAGTGACAAAACCTGTTTTATGTATTGACGACTCGTCGATTTGAATTTGATGAAAACCAGTAGCCATGTCtaaactagaaaaatatttaaagttacCAAGGCGGTCAATATGGTCGTCAATGAGTGGTAAAGGATATCTGTCTTTAACAGTAAGTCGATTAAGTGCACGATAATCAACACACATGCGATCCGTTCCGTCTTTTTTCTTTACGAGTAGGATAGGGCTAGAGTATTCAGACTGAGACTCTCTTATGATCCCTTTGTCTAAAAGATCACGAATTATCTCCCGGACCTTAAGCTTTTCAGGGTGAGACAGCTTATACGGTCGGTATGCGACTGGTGCTTCGCTAGTTAAGTTGATTTGCATTTTTCCAGTCGTCACCGTAGTAGCTGCCGTACCCGAAATAAGAAAATCAGAAAATTCGTTTATAACTGTCATTAGTGATTCGCGCTCTGGGCCGACGAGTGGTGAATTGACCGCATTGTCTACTTGTATACTGCTTTCTACCATATTAGCAACAGTGGAGCTATCGACTGACCGCGTAATATATTGTGCGTCCTTTGTACGAACGTAAGTAACACCATCTCGATTAAGAATATCCGTGCCTATAATGATCGGTGCATTCATACATGAAGCTGGCACAACAATAAAGTCTGCCTCGATTGTAATTTTACTAAACTCGATCGTTAAAGTTacataataatcaatttcaatttcCTTTTCACTTATCCCTTTCAATATACGGCGGGTAGTTTTAAGCTGACATGACAAGTATTTCAACACATCGGAAGAGACAAGTGAAACATTTAAAGCACCGCTATCGATTAAAACGTCAATGGGAATACCTTGTACAACAGCGGTCGTAatgtcgttattttttttcgAGCCATATAGTCACTTATCGGAACAAAGGTTTACGTTTCGTTTGTTACGCGGGTCAGATCTATTTTTCGCAAAACAGACTTTTTCGGTGTGACCAGGCTTTTTGCAAAATGCACACAACTTACTAGCGATTTCACTAGAGCTTGTTTCAGTATTAGAGTCAAGTTTCGGTTTTTTTGGGCAAGCAAAGCTCTTATGACCAGCCTGATCACACACAAAGCACTTATTTGAGCGGTTCGTTTGACTACAAGGGAACGATCGTTTCTTAGACGTACTATTACGCAAGTCCCGTTTTTCGCGTCTCGGTTTAGTATAAATCGAAAGAAAGGATACCAAATTGTCACAGGTCAGATTGGCGTTTGCGGCGGCTGCGCGAACTTGAGGGTCAGTAATGCCGCGGATGgctatttgaatcataagttcCTCACTAAGACCTTTGACAATTCGTAACCGCATTAAAGTTCGCCGGGCGTATTCGGCATATGTGACGAATGTGTCAGATGAAGAATTCATTGTTTCAAAAAGAATATTTGCATAGTCAAGCCTACGTGGACAAAGTGGCTTGAATTCCTTTACAAAGTTTGACCACGATCGATCGTTACAAACCCATTCGTTTAACCAGTGCTTAGCATCACCTTTAAGACATGCCGATACACGCGAAAGACATTCGTAGCTATCCCAACCGTTAGCGGCCTTGGCGCGCTCCACTTCCTGGCACCACGTGTCAATATCATGGACAGAAGGGTCGAAATTAGAAACATAATAGTTATGTGAACGCAAAGGGTTCAAAGCTCTTATAGCATCTGCCAGGGCCTGCGTGGAAGTGGAGGCTACCATGTCATTGTTCGGTTTTGAAGAAGTTGCCTTAACACCAATCACGACATCGGGCTTGTCAATCGAACCTACATTGCCTTGAGTGACGGTAGGGGACTGCTTGCTTTGTTCTAGGTTATTTGTAGCAATTTGTGAAACATTACTGTCCTCTACCGTCTCAAGCCGACATACCGCAGATAAAATGCCGTTTGGTTGAACATTAGTGTGATTTGCAGATGCAATTTCTGCATCGGAACTTGTGAGTAAATTGATACTGTTTGCGACATTAGAATGATTACGAGTGCTACCACTTTCTAAGGAATCTAACCGCAACAAAATTGAATTTAAGGTAGTTTGCATAGCAGTGTCATTTTCGCGACCCCTATGAGATGTGCGACTACGCCTACGGGAGGTACGATTACGCATAGGCGGGGTACCGCTACGTGATCTACTCTCATGATCGCGTCGACGTGTTTTGTTTCGAGAAGGTCGACCGGGCATGATTATTGCGAGATAAGAACTTAAGAACTGCACTTGCACGAAATCACAGCACAGAAGTTAGCACAAAATTGTTTGGTGttttgtaactttaaaaataaggcTAATGGCAAAGCCTGTGGAATAAGTTACAATCCCACTTCTGATTTAAGGAAATCAGATTGTAATAATTAACGAGCAACCAAATTttaaacactttatttatttaatcaaaatcaattAGTCTCAAAATCTAACACAAAACACCAAACACGAAATGCACAATTAATTCGGCAGTAAAACCCGGTATCAGACCGAGTCAGGAACAAATCACGTTATACACGATGTCACCTGGGCGAGCGTCAAGCAGAAAGTGCTCGCCTCGCCTATTACAGTATCGCTCGTAGAGGGGGGGACGTGACGTAAAGTCGTTGcggtactttttaattttttattctgacattattattatgattataaaaaGGTTTTAACAGCAAATTTACCAATGAGACAGCAACGACTTTAAAGAAACTACTTTTAACAGCAAATTTACCAATGAGACAGCAACgattttaaaaaactttaacaGCAAATTTACAATGAGACAGCAACGACTTTAAAGAAACTACTTTTAACAGCAAATTTACCAATGAGACAGCAACGACTTTAAGAAACTACTTTTTAACAGCAAATTTACCAATGAGATAGCAACGACTTTAAAGAAACTACTTTTAACAGCAAATTTACCAATGAGACAGCAACGACTTTAAAGAAACTACTTTTAACAGCAAATTTACCAATGAGATAGCAACGACTTTAAAGAAACTACTTTTAACAGCAAATTTACCAATGAGATAGTAACGACTTTAAAGAAACTACTTTTAACAGCAAATTTACCAATGAGACAGCAACGACTTTAAAGAAACTACTTTTAACAGCAAATTTACCAATGAGACAGCAACGACTTTAAAGAAGTTTCACAATGCTTTGAATGATTTGACGAAGCGCGCGACCTGCCCGTTCTTCAGTGGATTCCCAATGACTATTAAACAATACGAATCGATATAATTTTTAaccatttcttttattttgaaagCCTGTGTTACAACTCTGTCGTATCGTTAAAAAGTGGCATATCACATTAATCTCCAACTAAAATCCCatcgtatacctttacttgtaAGGCTCGTAATCGAATGCTATAAaatgaatttagtttttttcaaaaatgatgTGATTCGAGTGTGGCGTAAATAAAATATGCGTCTCCGTAAATCACTTACGCAATGtgagattagaaaaaaaaccgaTTGTGTTTAGTGTGCTTTGTTTAAAGATTGTGGTTTCATTCTGTTTACGAAAACTTAGGCACTTAATAGGCAAGATTACTGGCGTTGGCCCTCCTCCGTCAGAGCGAAAATGTAACAATGGCAACACTAACAGTATAATCATTTAAAAGAAAATGCTGGTGTTATTATGGTGTTTCAAGAGTACCTTATACGAATAATACCTTACCTTACATTGTTATACCTTacaatataaagaaaaaaatcttatagAGTCACTGTCTACTTTGTCCGCCTGTCTGTCTTTCAAGACTATTTTTCTCAAGAACGTGTGTGAGTAGGTATAAAGTTgaggttatattattttaataacactcaagtttaaaataatttagagCTGAGGACAGTTTATTTCataagtagttttttattttaaaatgtttcacGAGAGCTTTAGGtaatattaaagtaaattatttatttcctttCATAATgaggttgtctggaagagatcgctcttaagcgataaggccgcctattgcttactttgtatttttttctctgtgtatcagTTTTCTGTTTCGcctactatttctggtgtacaataaagagtttttgtattgtattgtatgattaCAGTAACTATACGTAAATATTTCATTACTTTAAACAATGTTCACTTCAGTTCATGGACCTCAAaggtcaatattttttatttacctccATAAAACGGGAGTCTGATGGACCAGCGTCATTACCGTTTATTATAGAACAAGAGTTGCTTTATGACGTTTTTATATGACTTTTATGAGACCATTCCTTTTCTAATAGCATTGGATGTGTAGAGGAAGTTGTGTTGTTTGTACGTCATGGGTTACTTAACTTTGTACAAAAAGTAGCAGTAGTATTTTAGATTAACTTTCCTATTATGCCTGATGGCTGAACATTATTATGGATCACtaataaaaatctatttataCCATTATGTTCCGCtaataaacaattaattgaTCCATTTATTCATTCAGCAGTTCAGTGAATCTTTCGACATAGATACTTAGTAAAAGAAAACACTAAATATCCTAAGCATTGTGCAATTAAAGACTTTTTGCTGACTCATACACGGTTCTGAATGATTCCTTGTATTTTAGCTTGTGTATGTTCTATCGCTGTTtaagtcaatgtttttttttctttcttccaaCATAGTTTAAGGGCACTTGTCTTATTCTGTTTAATTTTcctttaaagtttttaaaatattaaaaagcaaGTACCACCACTCGCTCAATCTTGTATAAGAATTATAGAGAGCAAAGGAATTTCGATGCGTAGGAGTGGATTTTGTTATTTATCGAGATTCCTTTGTTTATGCTGAGTATTGTCAATAATTAAACAGTTGATGTTTTATTGTCtgcattaaattttatttcattgaaacCCAATATGATATTGTTTgaagatttatgttttttaaagtttttgatattatttttataaataaaaggttAAGGATAAAAAACTAGTCAAGCGCGAGTCAAAATCGCactccactcaaaggttgactggtaaagatcccttaaaaggataagtccgcctttgtaaaAGTATCgcaaagtttgtcaattttgttttgtttcttttctttcgtacaataaagagtttacatacatacatactcgcgcaccgagggttccgtacaaaattgTCGGTATCTATGAATACCCCGTGTCAGTAGAGCCCTTTCTAGTAAGCTGTGTgcacgcagtgtggggtcattatAAATAGTTACTGGTACTAACATAGACAGACAgccttaaaaagtttttattattagacTTTTCGtcatctgtggcaccgtagctctcaaacgaatggaTGGAGCGATTTCGATACAGTTGTTTTTgatgtgaaagcgagtttctttgtaGTCCTTTCGGTGACTGTTTCTTTAATTGTTCCAgccatttttgatatttattgaacttttgttttt
This region of Choristoneura fumiferana chromosome 11, NRCan_CFum_1, whole genome shotgun sequence genomic DNA includes:
- the LOC141432403 gene encoding uncharacterized protein yields the protein MPGRPSRNKTRRRDHESRSRSGTPPMRNRTSRRRSRTSHRGRENDTAMQTTLNSILLRLDSLESGSTRNHSNVANSINLLTSSDAEIASANHTNVQPNGILSAVCRLETVEDSNVSQIATNNLEQSKQSPTVTQGNVGSIDKPDVVIGVKATSSKPNNDMVASTSTQALADAIRALNPLRSHNYYVSNFDPSVHDIDTWCQEVERAKAANGWDSYECLSRVSACLKGDAKHWLNEWVCNDRSWSNFVKEFKPLCPRRLDYANILFETMNSSSDTFVTYAEYARRTLMRLRIVKGLSEELMIQIAIRGITDPQVRAAAANANLTCDNLVSFLSIYTKPRREKRDLRNSTSKKRSFPCSQTNRSNKCFVCDQAGHKSFACPKKPKLDSNTETSSSEIASKLCAFCKKPGHTEKVCFAKNRSDPRNKRNVNLCSDK